One window from the genome of Nicotiana sylvestris chromosome 9, ASM39365v2, whole genome shotgun sequence encodes:
- the LOC104214204 gene encoding transcription factor GAMYB-like: MSITVETDDMMTSKVDVDSPDEATGGVNAGGSEPLKKGPWTSAEDAILMDYVMKHGEGNWNAVQKQSGLARCGKSCRLRWANHLRPDLKKGAFTPEEERRIVELHAKMGNKWARMAAELPGRTDNEIKNYWNTRIKRHQRAGLPVYPPDICFLASQNKQNEELSAFSSADAQNPDVSGTNDFDIPAVEFKNLELNRPLYPPPLFEIPSNSLLDITVSSFLAQGHSPPYNSTSFLSTMHPSKRIRGSESMFGSNGGSLLGQPLGFSSYNNHNVTYDDHLPFSSIVIPGSHAPLNGNSSSSEELPSLQNQTANWGPPSSPLPSLESIDTLIHSPPAGHSESGSDLSPRNSGLLDAMLYGSHTMKASTDNSHQEKETFGDAVDNSYADPISPLSHFSASVFSEYAPIDGSSLHEFPSLATMPGCKVKQENVATSSGQACGRDSCTWDAMSTV, from the exons AAAAAAGGTCCCTGGACTTCCGCGGAAGATGCAATTTTAATGGATTACGTCATGAAACATGGTGAGGGGAATTGGAATGCCGTCCAGAAGCAATCAGGACTTGCTCGTTGTGGTAAAAGTTGTCGTCTGCGGTGGGCAAATCACCTGAGACCAGATTTAAAGAAAGGTGCATTTACTCCAGAGGAAGAGCGGCGAATAGTTGAGTTGCATGCTAAGATGGGAAACAAATGGGCACGAATGGCTGCTGAG TTGCCTGGCCGCACAGATAATGAGATAAAGAACTACTGGAACACCAGGATAAAGCGACATCAGCGTGCCGGCTTGCCAGTTTACCCTCCAGATATTTGTTTCTTGGCAAGTCAGAACAAACAAAATGAGGAGTTGAGTGCATTCTCCTCTGCAGATGCACAAAATCCTGATGTCTCGGGAACTAATGATTTTGATATTCCTGCTGTAGAGTTCAAAAATTTGGAACTCAATCGGCCATTATATCCACCACCACTCTTTGAAATTCCTTCTAATAGCCTGCTCGATATTACGGTAAGTAGCTTTCTCGCCCAGGGTCATAGTCCTCCCTACAATAGTACGTCTTTCCTTTCGACAATGCATCCATCTAAGCGTATACGAGGATCAGAATCCATGTTCGGTTCAAATGGTGGTTCTTTGCTTGGTCAGCCCTTGGGGTTTTCTTCATATAATAATCATAATGTAACATATGATGATCACCTACCATTCTCGAGTATTGTAATTCCAGGCAGCCATGCCCCTTTAAATGGCAATTCCTCTTCTTCGGAGGAGCTCCCTTCACTCCAAAATCAGACGGCGAATTGGGGCCCACCATCTTCCCCTCTTCCTTCACTAGAGTCCATTGATACTCTGATTCATTCCCCTCCGGCTGGACACAGCGAATCGGGTAGCGATCTGTCGCCTAGGAACAGTGGTTTATTGGACGCTATGCTTTACGGATCACATACTATGAAAGCTTCAACCGATAACTCACACCAAGAGAAGGAGACGTTTGGTGATGCAGTCGACAATTCTTATGCCGATCCAATCTCTCCTTTGAGTCATTTCTCCGCATCAGTGTTTAGCGAATATGCCCCTATCGACGGAAGCTCATTACATGAGTTCCCGTCGTTAGCCACAATGCCAG GATGCAAAGTAAAGCAAGAGAATGTTGCCACATCATCAGGGCAAGCTTGTGGACGCGATTCTTGTACGTGGGATGCCATGTCCACTGTGTAG